TTACTGTGTCACCTTGCTCTATCAAATCATCTTCACTGTCAGAATTTctatagaaaaattttacaaattcttCCACTACTGTTTCTATCAAGTCAATGGTGTGACATTCATCATTCTCATCCACGTATTTTAACGcatcaaacacattaaaagtAACTAGTTGATCATTCACTCTTATGGTTAGCTCACCTTTCTACACATCAATTAGGGTCCTGCCAGTAGCAAAAAATAGgcttccaagaataattggtaCATCATGGTCAACatcacattctaaaataagaaaatcttcatgaaagttaaatttatccaCAGTTACCaatacattttcaattttaccttctagATGGGTGTAAGATCGGCCAGCCAATTGCAATGTCACTGTGGTAGGTCTCGCTTTCCCAATTCCCAACTTCCTGAAAATAGACAAACATATTAGATTTATACTTATGCCTAGATCACATAATGTTTTTTCTACATAATaatttccaattgaacatgggatagtgaaactcCTTGGGTCCTTTAACTTTGGAGGCAACTTATTTATCAACATCATTGTGCACCCTTTAATGAGAGCAACagtctcaaattctcccaatCTGTGCTTCTTCGACAGTATATCTATCATGAACTTCACGTAATTGTACATTTGCTCTAAAGCCTCAATTAGCAGTATGTTACTATGGAGTTGCATCAAAacctctaaaaatattttaaactgagCATCTTGTTTGGAATTATGGAATCACTATGGAAAAGGTAGAGGCGGTCGTCCTTCTAGttgttgatattattttaatgtggCATTTTTGTTGGCAACCTGATCTAGTTCTGCCACAACATTCTTCTGCTTACCCTTCTTAGAtgcaatatattttttagatggctTTGGGATCTTTACCTGGTTGTTACTTGCATTATCCTCTTCTGCTATGTCATCGTGAACATCACTCAACTGAGTCCCGCTTCTAAGGGTGATAGTTATGCACTGCTCTTTGCCTTGTGTTCTTGAATTCTCGGTATCACTTGGCAATGCTCCTTGTGGCCTTGAATTTAGAGCATTTGCTATTTTCCCCACTTGATTTTCAAGCGCTCAGAGGGATACAGCCTGACTCTGAATTATAGCATCATTATTGGCCATatattcctttaaaaaaactTCAATGGAAGtagaatatgattttttacCGTATTAAGTATCTTGCCTCGGCATAGGTTGAACATAACCAGGCAGTGCATTGTTGACATTCTGTCTTGCAgcattgttgaaattttttgcACCTTGATTACCCCAACTAAAATTCAGATATTGCTTCCACCCTGAATTGTAGGCATTTGAATATGGATTGCTATTTCGATTGGAATTACCCATGTAGTATATTGACGCTGGGTTTGATGGGTATTCATGAAACACATGATTTTCCCCACAATAAAAACATGACAACTCTGTTAATTTCATCTCATGGACTACAGTTGGatttttcatggttttaatcatattagctaGAAAAGATACTTGGGTCATTAACGATGTGATTGCATCAAGCTCTATGTTACCAGCAGCTCTCTTACCCTTCCCAACTTTTGTGGTCGAATACGAATAATAATTATTGGcaatcttttccaaaatctcatatgcttcattataagttttattcAACAAAGTACCGTTGGCAGACgcatcaactaccatcctcGTATACGTattcaacccattataaaacATCTCTATTTGAGTCCAGTGCTGGAATCCATGCATCGAACATTTCTTAATTAACTCCTTCAATTGTTCCCAAGCTTCATATAGCGTTTCTTCCTCCATATACCGAAAAGACGTAATATCATTTCTCAACTTAGCATTCAAAGTAGGTGGGTTATACCGTAGCAAGAATCTTTGGCAAAGATCATTCCATGATGCCACTATTTTCGACGGTAAAGCATTTAGCCATGCTCTCGCACGATCTCTTAAAGAATACGGGAATAGCTTAAGTCTCAGTGCATCTTCAAGAACACCTTACTATTTGAATGAATCACATACTTTTAGAATAAGTCTTAAATGTAATCGTGGATCTTTAGTAGGGATTCCACTGATCTGTTCTACGATTTGTAACATTTGGAACATTACCAGTTTCAACTCGAATTGCTGAGCTTGTATATTTGGTGTAACTATATATTATGTGTTAGCAGGAATGCATCTCCTCATGCACTAGTGTAGAACctataaaaagtaaatacactaagttaaataaaactactaagtaaaataaccaaactAAAATTCACCAAATTGTCGATCCCCGACAAtagcgccaaaaacttgttgcATTTAAAATGATGTGTGattttgtgcaagtatacatgttGGTTCAAGTAATAACGTGATGAGTGAGAATCGTTCCCACAAGGATCAGATTGAGGCACAAAATTGGTTAAGTTATTGTAATATGGTTAATGTTATGGCAAGACTGACGACTAAGATGCTATGGTAAACTAGGGTAAGTATGTAATGATAATTCAAAGGAATGATAATGTATGCGATAGATggaattgatgaataattggaaatgctatggcaaaagtGACAGCAAAACTATAATGGCAATAACGAGAGTGATTATCCAAATATaatgtaaacaaagaaataaacaactaaatatATTATGGCAAAGTTACTACAATAAAGAATAAGGATAGAGTGATGTTGATTCGAAAGATCGGGATTACCTAGAATCAACCCTTACTGTCAATAATGCCTTGGAAAAATCATATCTACTTTATTACACataagagttctaaaatggcaTGCCTCTCACAAGAgtaaaacctcaagttaccttacCAATGTCTATAGGCTTCTTAGATATCATGCATGAGTTCCTTCTGTATGATCgtgactctatgtctagagtcaaCTGCAAGTGTCTATCAAATACttgctcatttcatttaattttaattcaaccaATCCAACCCTTTCGAAATTAGAATCAGTTTATAAGTATGCGAACAGTCTTCTATGTTTAGAGAttgtttgcattttaattaagaaataagaacaatcaaatgaaacaataaagtaaattagatatatactgcatccataaaaatagtttaaggtTTCATCAAAAGTAATCCcgaccctatgagatttagctcatgggataggaaataaaattctaaaccaaaatattttctgaCATTATGTTCAACTACTTCAATTCAAACTTTCGAAGGAACACTAATGAAAAAATGGAAGAACTTCGCATAACAACTTTCACTTGCGCAGTCCACTTTTCGGCGGCACAGCGTCCTATGATGGCTAAAAAAGACTACCTTCGACTTCCTTTCCTTTGCCCAGCCGAACACTTATTCATGCCTAAGGATCTCTCCCACTTTTTTTCGCCATTAGGTTCCCTTCATTGGCCTTTATAGATAGATTAGGCTATGGTCAGCTAATAGCTTGTGATTATATTCTCCACTTCTAGGAGGATTTATCTCgtacaagtttgaatttgacCTGGGACTGTTGCACGAACAATCTTGACTTGGTCTTCCCAGCATTGCCACGGCATCCATGCTGGCAAACTGTCTGCACTTTGCCCTGACAAAACttcactcatttatttcctCGTTCCAAAACCTGTTCCTGCCACACCAAGACACAAAAGAACTCCACCACAAGCGattaaaagcacctaattcCAACACAGTCCAAGTCCTAATGCAATATTTAAAAT
The Gossypium raimondii isolate GPD5lz chromosome 8, ASM2569854v1, whole genome shotgun sequence DNA segment above includes these coding regions:
- the LOC105793184 gene encoding uncharacterized protein LOC105793184, coding for MSEVLSGQSADSLPAWMPWQCWEDQVKIVRATVPGVLEDALRLKLFPYSLRDRARAWLNALPSKIVASWNDLCQRFLLRYNPPTLNAKLRNDITSFRYMEEETLYEAWEQLKELIKKCSMHGFQHWTQIEMFYNGLNTYTRMVVDASANGTLLNKTYNEAYEILEKIANNYYSYSTTKVGKGKRAAGNIELDAITSLMTQVSFLANMIKTMKNPTVVHEMKLTELSCFYCGENHVFHEYPSNPASIYYMGNSNRNSNPYSNAYNSGWKQYLNFSWGNQGAKNFNNAARQNVNNALPGYVQPMPRPQGALPSDTENSRTQGKEQCITITLRSGTQLSDVHDDIAEEDNASNNQVKIPKPSKKYIASKKGKQKNVVAELDQFKIFLEVLMQLHSNILLIEALEQMYNYVKFMIDILSKKHRLGEFETVALIKGCTMMLINKLPPKKLGIGKARPTTVTLQLAGRSYTHLEGKIENVLKGELTIRVNDQLVTFNVFDALKYVDENDECHTIDLIETVVEEFVKFFYRNSDSEDDLIEQGDTVSSEKLGEFMDA